The Saccharomonospora cyanea NA-134 genome includes a region encoding these proteins:
- a CDS encoding DEAD/DEAH box helicase has protein sequence MSETAQARNGVQGYAAPEPAHDATARPLRAWQRRALTKYLTRKPKDFLAVATPGAGKTVFGLRVAAELLSDRTVEAITIVTPTEHLKHQWAASAERAGIAIDSNFRNTTGVTSSDYQGVALTYAQVAAHPTLHRVRTENRKTLVILDEIHHAGDAKSWGDAVSEAFTPAVRRLALTGTPFRSDDSPIPFVTYEPDADGALRSRADHSYNYADALADGVVRPVVFLAYSGEASWRTSAGDEFTARLGEPLTAEQTARAWRTALDPAGEWMPAVLQAADTRLSQLRAGGMPDAGGLVIATDQESARAYAKLLTGIAGEAPVVVLSDDPKATKRIGEFSDSNDRWLVAVRMVSEGVDVPRLAVGVYATSASTPLFFAQAIGRFVRSRQPGETASVFLPSVPVLLELASELEAERDHVLGKPHREKDGWDDELLVAANRTDDERGDEEKSFTALGASAELDQVIYDGNSFGTAVFSGSEEEQEYLGLPGLLDADQVRALLRKRQEEQLADAKRRKPVAEQPQPAPTPRPASVNERIKALRKELNTLVGLYHHRTRKPHGAIHNELRRICGGPPTAMATVEQLEERIATLRSW, from the coding sequence GTGTCGGAGACCGCACAGGCCCGGAACGGCGTGCAGGGTTATGCCGCCCCCGAGCCCGCGCACGACGCGACGGCCCGCCCCCTGCGTGCGTGGCAGCGTCGGGCGCTCACCAAGTACCTCACCCGCAAGCCCAAGGACTTCCTGGCCGTGGCGACGCCCGGCGCGGGCAAGACCGTGTTCGGTCTGAGAGTGGCGGCCGAGCTGCTGTCCGACCGCACGGTCGAGGCGATCACCATCGTCACGCCCACCGAGCACCTCAAGCACCAGTGGGCGGCGTCGGCCGAGCGTGCGGGAATCGCCATCGACTCGAACTTCCGCAACACCACGGGTGTGACGTCGTCGGACTACCAGGGTGTCGCCCTCACCTACGCGCAGGTGGCGGCCCATCCCACCCTGCACAGGGTTCGCACCGAGAACCGCAAGACGCTCGTGATCCTCGACGAGATCCACCACGCCGGAGACGCCAAGTCGTGGGGGGACGCGGTCTCGGAGGCGTTCACGCCCGCCGTGCGCAGGCTGGCGTTGACCGGTACGCCGTTCCGCAGCGACGACTCGCCGATCCCGTTCGTCACGTACGAGCCGGACGCCGACGGCGCGCTGCGGAGCAGGGCCGACCACTCGTACAACTACGCCGACGCGCTCGCCGACGGGGTCGTGCGGCCGGTGGTGTTCCTGGCGTACTCGGGTGAGGCGTCGTGGCGGACGAGTGCGGGTGACGAGTTCACCGCCCGCCTCGGCGAGCCGCTCACCGCCGAACAGACGGCGCGCGCGTGGCGCACCGCGCTCGACCCGGCGGGTGAGTGGATGCCCGCCGTGCTGCAGGCCGCCGACACGCGGTTGTCGCAGCTTCGGGCCGGCGGGATGCCCGACGCGGGTGGTCTCGTGATCGCCACCGACCAGGAGTCCGCACGCGCCTACGCGAAGCTGCTCACGGGCATCGCGGGGGAGGCGCCCGTGGTGGTGCTGTCCGACGATCCCAAGGCCACCAAGCGTATCGGGGAGTTCTCCGACTCGAACGACCGTTGGCTCGTGGCGGTGCGCATGGTGTCGGAGGGGGTCGACGTGCCGAGGCTCGCCGTCGGCGTGTACGCCACGAGCGCGTCGACACCGTTGTTCTTCGCGCAGGCCATCGGCCGGTTCGTACGGTCTCGGCAGCCGGGGGAGACGGCGAGCGTCTTCCTGCCCAGCGTGCCGGTGCTGCTGGAGCTGGCCAGCGAGCTGGAGGCCGAGCGCGACCACGTGCTGGGCAAGCCGCACCGCGAGAAGGACGGCTGGGACGACGAGCTCCTCGTGGCGGCCAACCGCACCGACGACGAGCGCGGCGACGAGGAGAAGTCGTTCACCGCGCTCGGAGCGTCGGCCGAGCTCGACCAGGTGATCTACGACGGCAACTCGTTCGGCACGGCCGTGTTCTCCGGCAGCGAGGAGGAACAGGAGTACCTGGGGTTGCCCGGGTTGCTGGATGCCGACCAGGTGCGGGCCCTGCTGCGTAAGCGGCAGGAGGAACAGCTCGCGGACGCCAAGCGTCGCAAGCCGGTGGCCGAGCAACCACAGCCCGCCCCCACACCGCGTCCCGCCTCGGTGAACGAGCGGATCAAGGCGCTGCGCAAGGAACTCAACACGCTCGTGGGCCTGTACCACCACCGGACGCGCAAACCGCACGGCGCCATCCACAACGAGCTGCGCCGGATCTGTGGTGGCCCGCCCACGGCGATGGCCACCGTGGAGCAACTCGAGGAGCGCATCGCCACTCTCCGGTCCTGGTAG
- a CDS encoding carbohydrate kinase family protein: protein MRVVVVGDVGLDIVARHDTPIVYGGDARAAVSVTGGGAGANTALWLRDRGADTTLVARVGDDAGGRLLRGELETAGVRCAFAVDDDTATCCVVVLVDAAGQRTMLPDRGANKRFRPSDVTADALAGADHLHLSGYVLLDPSSRPGGLEALALARRSGLTTSVDPQAAALLTDPQAFLDDVRGVDLLLPNADELRALTGSQDAEAARHLLGTVGAVAVTFGLDGAAWVDGDGIVKAPAEKVPCVDSTGAGDAFDAGVITAWLRGEAPDAILAEGASLGARAVSRVGAQP from the coding sequence ATGAGGGTGGTGGTGGTCGGGGACGTCGGCCTCGACATCGTGGCGCGGCACGACACACCCATCGTCTACGGCGGGGACGCACGTGCCGCGGTGAGCGTCACCGGCGGTGGTGCGGGTGCCAACACGGCGTTGTGGTTGCGCGACCGGGGCGCTGACACCACCCTCGTGGCCCGCGTCGGCGACGACGCGGGCGGGCGGCTGTTGCGTGGCGAGTTGGAAACCGCAGGTGTGCGGTGCGCGTTCGCCGTCGACGACGACACGGCCACGTGCTGCGTCGTCGTGCTCGTCGACGCGGCGGGGCAGCGCACGATGCTGCCGGACCGCGGCGCGAACAAGAGGTTCCGCCCCTCCGACGTCACCGCCGACGCCCTTGCCGGTGCCGACCACCTGCACCTGTCCGGTTACGTGCTGCTGGACCCCTCGTCACGGCCCGGTGGGTTGGAGGCGCTGGCACTGGCCAGACGATCGGGGCTCACGACGTCCGTTGACCCGCAGGCGGCGGCGCTGCTCACCGACCCGCAGGCGTTCCTCGACGACGTGCGGGGCGTCGACCTGCTGCTGCCGAACGCGGACGAGTTGCGCGCTCTCACCGGGTCGCAGGACGCTGAGGCGGCGCGGCACCTGCTCGGCACCGTGGGCGCGGTCGCGGTCACGTTCGGCCTGGACGGCGCGGCATGGGTGGACGGTGACGGCATCGTGAAGGCGCCCGCGGAGAAGGTGCCGTGTGTGGACAGCACCGGAGCGGGCGACGCGTTCGACGCAGGCGTCATCACCGCGTGGCTGCGGGGCGAGGCGCCGGACGCGATCCTCGCGGAGGGTGCGTCGCTCGGCGCCAGAGCCGTCAGCCGGGTGGGAGCGCAGCCCTAG
- a CDS encoding pseudouridine-5'-phosphate glycosidase, with product MSPEVADAVADHAPVVALESTLLSHGLPPGRNLEVARRLERTVRDAGAVPATIAVLDGVPRVGLTSAELERVCAPDAGLDKLSLRDLGPAVALRGSGATTVASTAALAHAAGIAVFATGGLGGVHHPLPGADVTWDVSADLGTLARTGVVVVCSGMKSILDIPATLEVLETHSVPVLGYRTDDFPAFYLSASGLPVPHRVDDPARAAAVFAAHRDFSDSGVLLANPVPAEHELDRATHDRLLAEGLELVRKRGISGSDVTPVLLEHFHTASGGASLDANEALVLSNADLAARVASELAR from the coding sequence ATGTCCCCCGAGGTCGCCGACGCCGTGGCCGACCACGCTCCGGTCGTCGCCCTCGAGAGCACCCTGTTGTCCCACGGCCTGCCGCCCGGTCGCAACCTCGAGGTGGCGCGCCGCCTCGAACGAACGGTGCGTGACGCCGGCGCGGTGCCCGCCACGATCGCCGTGCTCGACGGTGTTCCCCGGGTGGGCCTGACGAGCGCCGAGCTGGAGCGGGTCTGCGCACCCGACGCCGGGCTCGACAAACTGTCGTTGCGCGACCTCGGCCCTGCCGTGGCGCTGCGCGGCTCGGGCGCCACCACCGTGGCCAGCACCGCCGCGCTCGCGCACGCGGCCGGTATCGCGGTGTTCGCCACCGGCGGGCTCGGCGGCGTGCATCACCCGCTTCCCGGCGCGGACGTGACCTGGGACGTCTCCGCCGACCTCGGCACGCTCGCGCGCACCGGAGTCGTGGTGGTGTGTTCCGGCATGAAGTCGATCCTCGACATTCCCGCCACCCTGGAGGTGCTGGAGACGCACTCGGTTCCCGTGCTCGGTTACCGCACCGACGACTTCCCCGCGTTCTACCTGAGCGCCTCGGGGCTCCCCGTGCCGCACCGGGTGGACGACCCCGCCCGGGCCGCCGCCGTGTTCGCCGCGCACCGGGACTTCTCCGACTCCGGTGTGCTGCTCGCCAATCCCGTGCCCGCCGAGCACGAACTCGACCGTGCCACGCACGACCGGCTCCTTGCCGAGGGCCTGGAACTGGTGCGGAAGCGTGGAATCAGCGGTTCGGACGTGACACCGGTGCTGCTGGAGCACTTCCACACGGCGAGCGGCGGGGCGAGCCTGGACGCCAACGAGGCGCTCGTGCTCTCCAACGCCGACCTCGCCGCTCGCGTCGCCTCGGAGCTGGCGCGATGA
- a CDS encoding DUF3039 domain-containing protein, protein MEHVSTMTLPEVDTRPESTDTTDDDSPKMFHYVRKNKIAESAVMGTHVVALCGEVFPVTKSPKPGSPVCPECKRIFENLPPGGEE, encoded by the coding sequence ATGGAACACGTGAGTACGATGACGCTGCCTGAAGTCGACACCCGGCCGGAGAGTACCGACACCACCGACGACGACTCTCCGAAGATGTTCCACTACGTGCGTAAGAACAAGATCGCCGAAAGCGCGGTCATGGGCACGCACGTGGTGGCGTTGTGTGGAGAGGTCTTCCCGGTGACGAAGTCGCCGAAGCCCGGTTCGCCGGTCTGCCCGGAGTGCAAGCGGATCTTCGAGAACCTGCCTCCCGGCGGCGAGGAGTGA
- a CDS encoding sugar ABC transporter permease, with the protein MTQTPTAQQSAVISDFGIDTTAMSTSDAVRDYFARLRAGQLGSLPALLGLVALVAVFATLSDVFLSLNNLANLLAQGAGQTIIAMGIVFVLLVGEIDLSAGTASGVTAAVLAMHFVEDGNLLGGLGSTVFVLFNAVLALAAILAVLLRIWAGAAMSVLGIGLTVSGLTANPWVEMLLALCVGTAIGCVTGFLVARIGMPSFVVTLALFLTWQGVILQFIGEGGVLGISTSPVLNAVANGNLSVAGSWALFAVSVGGFAAVTLGRHIRRLRRGLVTQPTTIVALKVGGVAVLGVVATALLTVNRSPNPTIEIRGVPYVVPIVLALLAVGTYVLNRTRYGRHIYAVGGNREAARRAGIDVTRVRASVFVVCSSVAALGAIVYSSKVGSVDPQAGGLNTLLFAVGAAVIGGTSLFGGKGRVSDAVIGGTVLAVVSNGLGLLKQPAAVVSIVTGLVLLLAATVDAVSRRRAADAAR; encoded by the coding sequence ATGACACAAACGCCTACCGCGCAACAGAGCGCGGTGATCTCCGACTTCGGAATCGACACCACCGCGATGTCGACGTCCGACGCCGTGCGCGACTACTTCGCGCGGCTGCGCGCCGGTCAGCTCGGCTCCTTGCCCGCCCTGCTCGGACTCGTGGCGCTCGTCGCGGTGTTCGCCACCCTGTCGGACGTCTTCCTGTCATTGAACAACCTCGCCAACCTGCTCGCGCAGGGCGCGGGACAGACCATCATCGCGATGGGCATCGTGTTCGTGCTGCTGGTCGGGGAGATCGACCTGTCGGCGGGCACCGCCTCCGGTGTCACCGCGGCGGTGCTCGCGATGCACTTCGTCGAGGACGGCAACCTGCTCGGGGGCCTGGGCTCGACCGTGTTCGTGCTGTTCAACGCCGTGCTCGCGCTCGCGGCGATCCTCGCGGTGCTGCTGCGTATCTGGGCCGGGGCGGCGATGTCGGTGCTCGGCATCGGGCTCACCGTGTCAGGGCTGACCGCCAACCCGTGGGTGGAGATGCTCCTCGCGCTGTGCGTGGGCACCGCCATCGGTTGTGTCACCGGGTTTCTCGTGGCCCGGATCGGGATGCCGTCGTTCGTGGTGACGCTCGCGCTGTTCCTCACGTGGCAGGGAGTGATCCTCCAGTTCATCGGCGAGGGCGGTGTGCTCGGTATCTCCACCTCTCCGGTGCTGAACGCGGTCGCGAACGGCAACCTGTCCGTGGCCGGCAGTTGGGCGCTTTTCGCGGTGAGCGTCGGGGGATTCGCCGCCGTCACACTGGGTCGGCACATCCGGCGGCTGCGGCGCGGCCTGGTGACCCAGCCGACCACCATCGTCGCGCTCAAGGTGGGTGGGGTCGCCGTCCTCGGCGTGGTGGCGACCGCCCTGCTGACGGTCAACCGGTCGCCGAACCCGACCATCGAGATCCGCGGTGTCCCGTACGTGGTGCCGATCGTGCTGGCGTTGCTCGCCGTCGGCACCTACGTGCTGAACCGCACTCGCTACGGCAGGCACATCTACGCCGTCGGCGGGAACCGGGAGGCCGCTCGCCGGGCAGGCATCGACGTGACGCGCGTCAGGGCGAGTGTGTTCGTCGTGTGTTCCTCGGTGGCCGCTCTCGGCGCGATCGTGTACTCGTCGAAGGTCGGCTCGGTCGACCCGCAGGCGGGCGGGCTCAACACGTTGCTGTTCGCCGTGGGCGCCGCCGTGATCGGCGGCACGTCCCTGTTCGGCGGCAAGGGCCGGGTGTCCGACGCCGTGATCGGCGGCACGGTGCTCGCCGTGGTGTCCAACGGACTCGGGCTGCTCAAGCAGCCCGCCGCGGTCGTGTCGATCGTCACGGGGCTCGTCCTGCTGCTCGCCGCCACCGTGGACGCGGTGTCGCGCAGGCGCGCGGCCGACGCGGCCCGCTGA
- a CDS encoding EamA family transporter, with product MTISTGRRALDAVPAPLVFVVSGISMYVGAALAVWLFDVATPAGVAWLRCLGAALILLLWRRPGRQAWRGRALLLAGTFGVVTAGMNVLFYEAIARLPLGTAVAIEFAGPVVVAALGSRGVRDYAALAGVTVGVVLIADVQWEGSPGGVAFALGAAVAWAAYIVLGRRVALAGSGVDSLAVGFAVATVVLSPLVLGTTAVWGEPDLLAFAIGVGLLATVVPYALDQVVLRRVGQARFALLLALLPVTAAAIGFVVLGQVPTLVEALGILAVVIGVVLRSNTSRGERAR from the coding sequence GTGACGATCTCCACCGGGAGACGGGCGCTGGATGCCGTTCCCGCGCCCCTCGTGTTCGTTGTCAGCGGAATTTCGATGTACGTCGGTGCGGCGCTCGCCGTCTGGCTGTTCGACGTCGCCACACCGGCCGGAGTCGCCTGGCTGCGCTGCCTCGGCGCGGCACTCATCCTGCTGCTGTGGCGCAGACCGGGACGGCAGGCGTGGCGCGGCCGTGCGTTGCTGCTCGCGGGCACCTTCGGCGTGGTCACGGCCGGGATGAACGTGTTGTTCTACGAGGCCATCGCCCGGCTTCCACTGGGGACGGCCGTGGCGATCGAGTTCGCAGGTCCCGTGGTCGTCGCCGCCCTCGGCTCCCGGGGAGTGCGTGACTACGCGGCGCTCGCCGGAGTCACGGTGGGGGTCGTCCTCATCGCCGACGTCCAGTGGGAGGGCAGTCCGGGCGGCGTCGCCTTCGCTCTCGGCGCGGCGGTGGCGTGGGCCGCCTACATCGTGTTGGGCCGCCGCGTCGCACTCGCGGGCAGTGGTGTGGACAGCCTGGCGGTGGGCTTCGCCGTCGCCACGGTGGTGCTCTCACCGCTGGTGCTCGGCACGACCGCCGTGTGGGGTGAGCCCGACCTGCTCGCGTTCGCCATCGGGGTGGGCCTGCTGGCCACCGTCGTGCCGTACGCACTCGACCAAGTGGTGCTGCGGCGTGTCGGGCAGGCCCGGTTCGCGCTGCTGCTGGCCCTGTTGCCCGTGACGGCGGCCGCCATCGGGTTCGTGGTGCTGGGCCAGGTGCCGACGCTCGTCGAGGCGCTCGGCATCCTCGCCGTGGTGATCGGGGTGGTGTTGCGCTCGAACACGTCTCGTGGCGAGCGCGCCCGCTGA
- a CDS encoding DUF7455 domain-containing protein, protein MTTTTLTRPELTAADRCDRCGAAAQMRAVLPNGGELLFCGHHGREYEAKLKELDADIQR, encoded by the coding sequence ATGACAACGACGACGCTCACCCGCCCCGAACTGACCGCTGCGGACCGTTGTGACCGTTGCGGAGCAGCCGCACAGATGCGCGCCGTTCTCCCGAACGGCGGAGAGCTGTTGTTCTGTGGCCACCACGGTCGTGAGTACGAGGCCAAGCTGAAGGAGCTGGACGCCGACATCCAGCGCTGA
- a CDS encoding ATP-binding cassette domain-containing protein, with protein sequence MTDVATHSEATGDTTAEPVLELRGVNKSFGPVHVLHDVDFAVRAGEVTALVGDNGAGKSTLVKSIAGIHPVDSGTVRFRGREVSVRGPKDAADLGIEVVYQDLALADNLDIVQNMFLGRERGSAWLLDEAGMEEAARRTLASLSVRTVKSVRTPVSALSGGQRQTVAIAKSVLWESAVVLLDEPTAALGVAQTRQVLDLVRRLAEQGLGVVLISHNMADVFEVSDRIAVLYLGRMVAEVRTKDVTHGQVVELITAGRSGDLGLARPENAAL encoded by the coding sequence ATGACCGACGTCGCGACCCACTCGGAGGCCACAGGCGACACCACGGCGGAGCCGGTGCTGGAACTCCGTGGGGTCAACAAGAGTTTCGGGCCGGTGCACGTGTTGCACGACGTGGACTTCGCCGTGCGAGCGGGCGAGGTGACCGCCCTCGTCGGCGACAACGGCGCCGGTAAGTCCACATTGGTCAAAAGCATCGCGGGTATCCACCCCGTGGACTCGGGCACCGTCCGTTTCCGGGGCCGGGAGGTGTCCGTCCGCGGTCCCAAGGACGCCGCCGATCTGGGCATCGAGGTCGTCTACCAGGATCTCGCCCTGGCCGACAACCTCGACATCGTGCAGAACATGTTCCTCGGCAGGGAACGCGGCAGCGCCTGGCTGCTCGACGAGGCGGGGATGGAGGAGGCGGCGCGCAGGACGCTGGCGTCGCTGTCGGTGCGCACGGTGAAGTCCGTGCGCACCCCGGTCTCCGCACTGTCCGGGGGACAGCGGCAGACCGTGGCCATCGCCAAGTCCGTGCTGTGGGAGAGCGCGGTGGTACTGCTCGACGAGCCCACGGCCGCCCTCGGTGTCGCCCAGACGCGGCAGGTGCTCGACCTCGTGCGCAGGCTCGCCGAGCAGGGGTTGGGTGTGGTGCTCATCAGTCACAACATGGCCGACGTGTTCGAGGTGTCCGACCGGATCGCCGTGCTGTACCTGGGGCGCATGGTCGCCGAGGTGCGAACCAAGGACGTGACACACGGGCAGGTGGTCGAGTTGATCACCGCCGGCCGCTCCGGCGACCTCGGACTCGCCCGGCCCGAGAACGCGGCTCTGTGA
- a CDS encoding YihY/virulence factor BrkB family protein, translated as MLETAMQTRDGGTTDGEGERLSTRRTRRKGPWRLLGRTLSKAWDGNIFSESAEAAFWQTLSLPPLLLGLLGSLGFIGDWFGDNIVRQVHDKIIAFSETIFSGSVVTQIIEPTVDDILTTGKGEIVSVGFLISLWAGSSAMSSFVDAITVAHDQYGVRNEVWQRIFALLLYLASLILLVIGLPIIAIGPDLLPEFFPDDWQPTIASWLSVLYYPTVAVLLVLALATLYKLALPRKLPWHRGLPGAMLAMVIFLLSSVGLRVYISWITTTGYTYGALATPIAFLLFTFFIGLAIVAGAYFNSAIQELWPAKMTRRQRRKWRRLEMERLKERMRAEDEDRGTLWHRTTQPLRRPRRGDTEAVVDPAEPTEPTEPTVPVDPLDRTGEEQGPASPAAADPGPAESPRQDGRD; from the coding sequence ATGCTTGAAACCGCGATGCAGACGCGAGACGGCGGCACCACCGACGGCGAGGGCGAACGCCTGTCCACACGGAGGACCAGGCGGAAAGGGCCCTGGCGTCTGCTGGGTCGCACGCTGAGCAAGGCGTGGGACGGCAACATCTTCTCCGAGTCGGCCGAGGCCGCGTTCTGGCAGACGCTGTCGCTGCCCCCGCTGTTGCTCGGGCTGCTGGGCAGCCTCGGGTTCATCGGCGACTGGTTCGGCGACAACATCGTGCGCCAGGTGCACGACAAGATCATCGCGTTCTCGGAGACCATCTTCAGCGGCAGCGTGGTGACGCAGATCATCGAGCCGACGGTCGACGACATACTGACCACGGGCAAGGGCGAGATCGTCTCCGTCGGCTTCCTCATCTCCCTGTGGGCGGGGTCCTCGGCCATGTCGTCGTTCGTGGACGCCATCACCGTGGCCCACGACCAGTACGGCGTACGCAATGAGGTGTGGCAGCGGATCTTCGCGCTGCTGCTGTACCTGGCCAGCCTCATCCTGCTCGTCATCGGGCTGCCGATCATCGCGATCGGCCCCGACCTGCTCCCGGAGTTCTTCCCCGACGACTGGCAACCCACCATCGCGTCATGGCTGAGCGTGCTCTACTACCCCACCGTGGCGGTGCTGCTCGTCCTCGCGCTCGCCACCCTCTACAAGCTCGCGCTGCCACGCAAGCTGCCCTGGCACCGCGGCCTTCCCGGCGCGATGCTCGCGATGGTGATCTTCCTGCTGTCCAGTGTCGGGCTGCGTGTCTACATCAGTTGGATCACCACCACCGGCTACACCTACGGCGCGCTGGCGACCCCCATCGCGTTCCTGCTGTTCACGTTCTTCATCGGCCTGGCCATCGTGGCGGGGGCCTACTTCAACAGCGCCATCCAGGAGCTCTGGCCCGCGAAGATGACCCGCAGGCAGCGCCGCAAGTGGCGCAGGCTGGAGATGGAACGGCTCAAGGAACGCATGCGTGCCGAGGACGAGGACCGCGGCACCCTGTGGCACCGCACCACCCAGCCGCTGCGCAGGCCACGGCGCGGGGACACCGAAGCCGTCGTCGATCCGGCCGAACCCACCGAACCCACCGAACCCACCGTCCCCGTCGACCCGCTCGATCGGACGGGGGAGGAGCAGGGCCCGGCGTCACCGGCCGCCGCGGACCCCGGCCCAGCCGAGAGTCCGCGGCAGGACGGGCGGGACTGA
- a CDS encoding sugar ABC transporter substrate-binding protein, with protein sequence MRRRFRLRACAAALGISLTLSACGANSGGGDASGEETGGGQADAPLGKVGVILPETASSARWEGFDKPMLEEALRAKGFDPDVQNAQGDVQKFSTLADGMIAQGVRVLIIASINSEIGGAVAAKAKAAGIPTIDYDRLNLGGSSEYYVSFDNVRVGELQGEGLAEALDGESGAQVIEIEGAPTDHNATLFHEGQRNVLQPLYDSGELELVRSQPIDDWNNQEGGQVFEQILTSNGGEVDGVVAANDGLASAVITVLKKYGLNGRVPVTGQDATAEGLRAILRGDQYMTVFKPVKEEAEATAELAAALVNGDKAAADAVATDVLEDPKGKREIASVLLEPYLITRDEVKRVVDEGYVSADEICTRDLADACSELGIE encoded by the coding sequence ATGCGACGACGCTTCCGACTCCGCGCCTGCGCTGCCGCGCTGGGCATTTCCCTCACGCTCTCGGCCTGTGGTGCGAACTCCGGCGGTGGTGACGCCTCCGGGGAGGAGACCGGCGGTGGACAGGCGGACGCCCCGCTCGGCAAGGTGGGCGTGATCCTCCCCGAGACCGCCTCGTCGGCCCGGTGGGAGGGCTTCGACAAGCCCATGCTGGAAGAGGCACTGCGCGCGAAAGGCTTCGACCCGGACGTCCAGAACGCCCAGGGTGACGTGCAGAAGTTCTCGACCCTGGCCGACGGCATGATCGCTCAGGGGGTGCGGGTCCTGATCATCGCGTCGATCAACAGCGAGATCGGCGGTGCCGTGGCGGCCAAGGCCAAGGCTGCGGGGATCCCCACCATCGACTACGACCGCCTGAACCTCGGCGGCAGTTCCGAGTACTACGTCTCCTTCGACAACGTCCGGGTCGGGGAGTTGCAGGGCGAGGGCCTCGCCGAGGCGCTGGACGGCGAGTCGGGAGCCCAGGTGATCGAGATCGAGGGCGCCCCGACCGACCACAACGCCACGCTGTTCCACGAGGGCCAGCGCAACGTGCTCCAGCCCCTCTACGACTCCGGCGAGTTGGAACTCGTGCGGAGCCAGCCGATCGACGACTGGAACAACCAGGAGGGCGGGCAGGTCTTCGAGCAGATCCTGACCTCCAACGGTGGTGAGGTCGACGGCGTGGTCGCCGCCAACGACGGGCTCGCCAGTGCCGTCATCACGGTGCTGAAGAAGTACGGCCTGAACGGGAGGGTGCCGGTCACCGGCCAGGACGCCACGGCGGAGGGGCTGCGGGCGATCCTGCGCGGTGACCAGTACATGACGGTGTTCAAGCCGGTCAAGGAGGAGGCCGAGGCCACGGCAGAGCTGGCCGCCGCGCTCGTCAACGGCGACAAGGCCGCCGCCGACGCGGTCGCCACCGACGTCCTCGAAGACCCCAAGGGAAAGCGCGAGATCGCATCGGTGCTGCTGGAGCCGTACCTGATCACCAGGGACGAGGTGAAGCGGGTCGTCGACGAGGGCTACGTCTCGGCCGACGAGATCTGCACGCGGGACCTCGCCGACGCCTGCTCCGAACTCGGGATCGAGTGA
- a CDS encoding ROK family transcriptional regulator, translating into MTSTPVARPDEVRRYNRASLLRLLHLGGPSTRAELATELGLNRSTIKALVDGLAESGVVAERVPRPGRQAGRPSLLVLPQPEAAVVLAVDIQVEHVALALVGLGGEILGRNSWKLHSRTRAPGEVLTRIVESTAPLAADLGVRPVACGVSVPGVVRRLDGHVHEAPNLRWSDVALGERLSAALGVRAVVGNDAELGALAEHLRGAAREVDDVVFVSADIGVGGGVIAQGTALRGTTGYVGELGHMVVRPQGRECYCGSRGCWETEVGEAAFCRALGLPEDSPRGAVVVELRTLAADPDAARRRLGELAEWLTLGLVNVVNVLGPELVVLGDLFTGLPDAVLKDVVSRVRQRSMVSRAMGGVRVERSALGRDAKLLGAAEVAFEEIMDTV; encoded by the coding sequence GTGACCAGCACGCCTGTGGCCCGGCCCGATGAGGTGAGGCGGTACAACCGTGCCAGCCTGTTGCGTCTGCTCCACCTCGGCGGGCCGAGCACACGAGCGGAGCTCGCCACCGAGCTGGGGCTCAACCGGAGCACGATCAAGGCGCTCGTCGACGGGCTCGCCGAGTCAGGCGTGGTGGCGGAGCGGGTACCGAGGCCGGGCAGGCAGGCGGGCAGGCCGTCGCTGTTGGTGTTGCCGCAGCCCGAGGCCGCCGTGGTGCTGGCCGTGGACATCCAGGTCGAGCACGTCGCGTTGGCTCTGGTCGGGCTCGGTGGTGAGATCCTCGGCCGCAACAGCTGGAAACTCCACAGCCGTACCCGTGCTCCCGGCGAGGTCCTCACCCGGATCGTCGAATCCACCGCGCCACTGGCGGCCGACCTGGGAGTGCGGCCGGTGGCGTGCGGGGTCTCGGTGCCGGGCGTGGTCCGCCGCCTCGACGGACACGTGCACGAGGCGCCCAACCTGAGGTGGAGCGACGTGGCTCTGGGGGAGCGGCTGTCGGCCGCACTCGGAGTCCGCGCCGTCGTGGGCAACGACGCCGAACTCGGGGCACTGGCCGAGCACCTGCGAGGAGCGGCCCGAGAGGTCGACGACGTGGTGTTCGTGTCGGCCGACATCGGCGTGGGCGGCGGTGTCATCGCCCAGGGCACGGCGTTGCGCGGCACGACCGGGTACGTGGGCGAACTCGGGCACATGGTGGTGCGCCCGCAGGGCCGTGAGTGCTACTGCGGCAGCCGTGGCTGCTGGGAGACCGAGGTCGGTGAGGCGGCGTTCTGCCGCGCTCTGGGCCTGCCCGAGGACAGCCCGAGGGGTGCCGTGGTGGTGGAGCTCCGCACGCTGGCGGCCGACCCGGACGCGGCGCGCCGGCGTCTGGGCGAGCTGGCGGAGTGGCTGACCCTCGGACTCGTCAACGTGGTGAACGTCCTGGGGCCCGAACTCGTCGTGCTCGGCGACCTCTTCACCGGCCTGCCCGACGCGGTGTTGAAGGACGTGGTGAGTCGGGTGCGGCAGCGCAGCATGGTGAGCCGCGCCATGGGAGGCGTCCGCGTGGAGCGGTCGGCACTGGGCCGCGACGCCAAACTGCTGGGAGCCGCCGAAGTCGCGTTCGAGGAGATCATGGACACGGTGTAG